The following coding sequences lie in one Maylandia zebra isolate NMK-2024a linkage group LG14, Mzebra_GT3a, whole genome shotgun sequence genomic window:
- the nkapd1 gene encoding uncharacterized protein NKAPD1, with protein MSKQPLGKTLLRNVIRHTDAHNKIQEEIEMWKMRDWEIQTSQRKDFSDAEFVRGHMHCDRVSDQRRDFNRSRERASEHDDREARYWTRKLYEFESNDPDRWGHSGFKELYPEEFESDGEENSAKKKMSHHKMKKSKSDTEACLSKRSKKSSRKKKKKKKKGEDGKRKKVDSSSSDYSSDDSGATKDKQKRKRTKSRHKNKKASKARGKDVDISTEDSNDEIKRERLSHSRKKRKHDSHKDSDSGPNSKKKKRKNWKAMGEESSDSSAD; from the exons ATGTCAAAGCAGCCGTTGGGAAAAACGCTGCTGAGGAATGTAATCCGACACACGGATGCCCACAACAAG ATCCAAGAGGAAATTGAAATGTGGAAAATGCGAGACTGGGAGATCCAAACATCCCAACGAAAAGATTTTTCAGATGCAGAGTTTGTGAG AGGACATATGCACTGCGACCGAGTGTCAGATCAACGTAGAGACTTTAACCGAAGCAGAGAGCGTGCCTCAGAACATGATGACAGAGAGGCTCGATACTGGACTCGAAAACTGTATGAATTTGAGTCCAATGATCCTGACAG ATGGGGACATAGTGGGTTCAAGGAGCTTTATCCCGAGGAGTTTGAAAGTGATGG tgaAGAAAACAGTGCCAAAAAGAAGATGAGCcatcacaaaatgaaaaagtcCAAGTCTGACACAGAGGCATGCTTATCAAAACGGTCCAAAAAATCCTCacggaagaagaagaaaaaaaagaagaaaggtgaGGACGGAAAGCGTAAGAAAGTGGACAGTTCGAGCAGTGACTACAGCAGCGATGACAGCGGTGCTACAAaagacaagcagaagagaaaaagGACTAAAAGTcgacataaaaacaagaaagctTCAAAAGCCAGAGGAAAAGATGTGGACATCAGCACAGAGGACAGTAATGATGAGATAAAAAGGGAGAGGCTGTCACACAGTCGCAAAAAGCGAAAGCACGATTCGCACAAAGACTCCGACTCAGGGCCAAactcaaaaaagaagaagaggaaaaactgGAAAGCAATGGGTGAGGAGAGCTCGGACAGCTCTGCCGACTGA